Within Chitinispirillum alkaliphilum, the genomic segment CCAGGAATACTCTTAATCTTTTAGTTTTAAAACACTTGGAATGCTCCCTAAGGCGTGAGCACTCTGCTTGATCTCTGTTTACTATCCCTTTTTCTCCATCATTTTGGCAATAAGCTTTCTGTTTGGGATCACGTAGTCGATAACTGAGAGCAGGGTAAATATTGCCGGGATCAGCATAATCCAGAATCCGGGGTGAAAACCAAGGATTTCTGATGGCATCCACTGGACGTTGTAGCGAATGAGAAGAATGGCAAGAAGCACTCCAAAGGTACCTATCCCCTGAAGGACAGCTTTGGTTTTACCCGATTTTCTGGCAGCAAGTACAATTCCGCTCGAAGCACATATAATGCGAAGAAGCTGCAGGAAAGCATCTCTGTAA encodes:
- a CDS encoding CDP-diacylglycerol--glycerol-3-phosphate 3-phosphatidyltransferase yields the protein MNAAVIITASRVAIAPVFAYVFVTGFPTEQIGWVWICLALAVLIELSDLFDGMVARGRGEVTDFGKVFDPVADSVSRQTIFISFMVSGVIPLWMYLIFFYRDAFLQLLRIICASSGIVLAARKSGKTKAVLQGIGTFGVLLAILLIRYNVQWMPSEILGFHPGFWIMLIPAIFTLLSVIDYVIPNRKLIAKMMEKKG